One window of the Salminus brasiliensis chromosome 1, fSalBra1.hap2, whole genome shotgun sequence genome contains the following:
- the gpr107 gene encoding protein GPR107, giving the protein MATDKGYVFMSVKLFFVLFFAESQCRLHHLILKDDVRQRVHLNTFGFYKNGYMSVEMDSLSLRGVPSEDIDSSTIGFSLDRTSSNGFSTYLDDGLDYCVLKKVPSSDFAVVFLLLDFKKNLVRMKTSADEGMFPHIIPVLPKTKEDGEEKKPEKPQSDGKTQSRRDVTENKADVTYPLQDKDHVYSFQFYFNVTTDMQQGLYNFYFHNCYSSMAANQGVSSVSALTFSIEIHIEEKNPDSFLSAGEIPLPKLYICMSVFFFLIGTLWVHVLRTRSSDVYKIHWLMAALPFTKSLSLIFHAIDYYYISNQGYPIEGWAVVYYITHLLKGALLFITIALIGTGWAFVKHILSDKDKKIFMIVIPLQVLANVAYIIIESTEEGSSEYGLWMEILFLVDLLCCGAILFPVVWSIRHLQEASATDGKAAINLAQLKLFRHYYVMIVCYIYFTRIIAILIKVIVPFQWKWLYQLLDELATLTFFVLTGHKFRPASYNPYLLLSVEDEEDMEMDDVVTTSTVMGDGIKKVKKVSNGPSEERESAA; this is encoded by the exons ATGGCGACCGACAAAGGATATGTGTTTATGAGTGTTAAGTTATTTTTTGTGCTATTCTTTGCAGAAAGCCAGTGTCGGCTCCATCACCTCATACTTAAG GATGACGTTCGTCAGAGAGTCCATCTCAACACATTTGGGttttataaaaatggatacaTGAGTGTAGAAATGGACAGTCTCAGTTTGAGGGGTGTGCCAAGTGAGGACATTGACAGCTCTACG ATTGGTTTCAGTCTGGACCGCACAAGTAGTAACGGCTTCTCTACTTATCTG GATGATGGCCTTGATTACTGCGTTCTGAAAAAGGTGCCTAGCAGTGACTTTGCTGTGGTCTTTCTCTTGCTGGACTTCAAAAAGAACCT GGTGAGAATGAAGACTTCTGCAGATGAGGGAATGTTCCCCCACATCATTCCTGTGTTGCCAAAGACTAAGGAGGATGGAGAGGAGAAAAAACCTGAGAAACCTCAGTCTGATG GAAAAACTCAATCCAGGCGGGATGTGACTGAG AATAAGGCAGATGTCACCTACCCCCTGCAGGACAAAGACCATGTCTACTCTTTTCAG ttttactTTAATGTGACAACAGACATGCAGCAAGGCCTCTACAACTTCTACTTTCACAACTGCTACTCCTCTATGGCTGCAAATCAGGGTGTCTCATCAGTGAGCGCACTCACTTTCAGCATCGAA ATCCACATAGAAGAGAAGAACCCTGACAGCTTTCTGTCTGCTGGAGAGATTCCTCTACCTAAACTCTACATCTGCATGTCCGTGTTTTTCTTCCTCATCGGCACACTCTGGGTCCATGTTCTGCGCACACGCAG TTCTGATGTGTACAAAATCCACTGGCTTATGGCAGCTCTCCCATTCACCAAGTCTCTTTCCCTCATTTTCCATGCG ATCGATTACTACTACATCTCCAACCAGGGCTATCCTATTGAAGGCTGGGCTGTGGTCTATTACATTACACATCT GCTGAAGGGGGCACTGTTGTTCATTACTATAGCTTTAATAGGGACTGGCTGGGCCTTTGTTAAACACATCCTGTCAGACAAAGACAAGAAGATCTTCATGATTGTCATTCCTCTGCAG GTGCTGGCAAATGTAGCATATATCATCATCGAATCCACAGAGGAAGGCTCCAGTGAGTATGGCCTATGGATGGAGATTCTGTTCCTGGTAGACCTGCTGTGCTGTGGAGCCATTCTCTTTCCTGTTGTCTG GTCCATCAGACATTTGCAAGAGGCATCAGCAACGGATGGAAAAG cTGCCATCAATCTAGCTCAGCTGAAGCTTTTCAGGCACTACTATGTGATG ATTGTGTGCTACATTTATTTCACCCGTATCATTGCCATCCTTATCAAGGTCATTGTCCCCTTCCAGTGGAAGTGGCTATATCAG CTGCTAGACGAGCTGGCCACTCTGACCTTTTTCGTCCTGACTGGGCACAAGTTCCGGCCAGCCTCCTACAACCCTTACCTGCTGCTATCtgtggaggatgaggaggacaTGGAGATGGACGACGT GGTGACTACATCCACAGTCATGGGGGATGGCATTAAGAAGGTGAAAAAGGTGTCTAACGGGCCATCTGAGGAGCGGGAGAGCGCAGCATGA